Proteins from a genomic interval of Kitasatospora kifunensis:
- a CDS encoding alpha/beta hydrolase → MQFTSEQRHDDGVLERDFTLGEIPGTLWTPESATPTPLILMAHNNGLPRKQPRLVARARYSAACGYAVATIDAPGCGDRPRSAADDQARADLRRAMQAGEPVDEIFESFVGPLVEKAVPEWRTALDALLSLPEIAGPVGYSGWTAVGIHLAAAEPRIAAAGFFAGGYVPRAQREEARQVTIPLLFLLQWDDEGNPRQRALDLFDAFGSKQKTLHANLGGHTGTPWFEKEDGDRFFGRHLK, encoded by the coding sequence ATGCAGTTCACTTCCGAGCAGCGCCACGACGATGGCGTCCTCGAACGCGACTTCACCCTCGGCGAGATCCCCGGCACCCTGTGGACGCCTGAATCCGCCACACCGACCCCGCTGATCCTGATGGCCCACAACAACGGCCTGCCCAGGAAGCAGCCGCGGCTGGTGGCCCGGGCCCGGTACTCCGCGGCGTGCGGCTACGCGGTAGCCACCATCGACGCCCCCGGGTGCGGTGACCGGCCCCGTTCCGCCGCCGACGATCAGGCCCGCGCCGACCTCCGCCGGGCGATGCAGGCCGGCGAACCGGTCGATGAGATCTTCGAGTCCTTCGTCGGCCCGCTGGTCGAAAAGGCGGTCCCGGAATGGCGGACCGCCCTGGACGCCCTCCTCTCGCTGCCCGAGATCGCCGGCCCGGTCGGGTACTCGGGGTGGACCGCCGTCGGCATCCACCTTGCGGCGGCCGAGCCGCGCATCGCGGCCGCCGGCTTCTTCGCCGGGGGTTACGTGCCCCGCGCCCAGCGCGAGGAGGCCCGGCAGGTCACCATTCCGCTGCTGTTCCTGCTGCAGTGGGACGACGAAGGGAACCCCCGGCAGCGGGCCCTGGACCTGTTCGACGCCTTCGGCAGCAAGCAGAAGACGCTGCACGCCAATCTGGGCGGGCACACCGGAACCCCGTGGTTCGAAAAGGAGGACGGGGACCGGTTCTTCGGCCGGCACCTGAAGTGA
- a CDS encoding ArsR/SmtB family transcription factor: MAPRPATVTRPAIPVIRRHPEPADLPEPLPEPAVDALRLESVLGALSDPLRLHIVRALLLDSEAFDHSCGWFGLDRPKSSLTHHFRALREAGVTRQRQYGLERRSQVRIDDLEARFPGLLALVANWTTAAEEDQGEE; this comes from the coding sequence ATGGCACCGCGCCCCGCCACCGTCACCCGCCCCGCGATACCCGTCATTCGCCGACACCCCGAGCCCGCCGACCTGCCCGAGCCGCTGCCCGAGCCCGCCGTCGACGCCCTGCGACTGGAGTCGGTGCTGGGTGCGCTGAGCGACCCGCTGCGCCTGCACATCGTGCGTGCCCTGCTGCTCGACTCGGAGGCCTTCGACCACTCGTGCGGCTGGTTCGGCCTGGACCGCCCCAAGTCCTCGCTGACCCACCACTTCCGCGCCCTGCGCGAGGCCGGGGTCACCCGCCAGCGCCAGTACGGCCTCGAACGCCGCAGTCAGGTACGGATCGACGACCTGGAGGCACGCTTCCCCGGCCTGCTCGCGCTGGTGGCGAACTGGACGACGGCGGCGGAGGAGGACCAGGGGGAGGAGTAG
- a CDS encoding MFS transporter, whose product MTEPTLPGGSRVGDDPEAAPPRWWSWLAAWPVAAVFVLSNAATPLYALWQRDIGFGKGTLTVIFACYIAGLIGSLLVCGVLSDRIGRKRVLVPAVLLALLACGVFAAADSVPALMLARLLTGIAVGAAVSAGMAAVTEVAGAARRRLAALLASCAMVLGAGTGPLLAGVFSQELPGPTSTVFVVVAVLLLGALLVVLRMPLPPREAAVAGGPRIREPRIRVPRVPRGNGRQLVLGIAVFAPGITATSFVLSLGPALLASLLGGVGGGGSRILAGAVAFAMFLAATGVQFAVRRLSRRVILLAGAASTALAMFALVAAVRGHAVALLVVAALLAGAGQGLGQFGGLSLLNANVPAHCLAEANAALNVGGYLLAGTLPVAAGFLGDAIGLTGGTTVFGATLMLLAVLGGALVVVKRSWVKAS is encoded by the coding sequence ATGACGGAACCAACGCTCCCAGGCGGCAGCCGAGTTGGCGATGATCCCGAGGCTGCCCCGCCGCGCTGGTGGAGCTGGCTGGCGGCTTGGCCGGTCGCCGCCGTGTTCGTACTGTCGAACGCCGCCACCCCGCTCTACGCCCTGTGGCAGCGCGACATCGGCTTCGGCAAGGGGACGTTGACCGTCATCTTCGCCTGCTACATCGCCGGTCTGATCGGCTCACTGCTGGTCTGCGGGGTGCTCTCGGACCGGATCGGCCGCAAGCGGGTGCTGGTCCCAGCGGTCCTGCTCGCGCTGCTGGCCTGCGGCGTCTTCGCCGCCGCCGACTCGGTGCCCGCGCTGATGCTGGCCCGGCTGCTCACCGGGATCGCGGTGGGCGCGGCCGTCTCGGCAGGCATGGCGGCGGTGACCGAGGTCGCGGGCGCCGCGCGGCGACGGCTCGCGGCGCTGCTGGCCTCCTGCGCGATGGTGCTCGGCGCGGGCACCGGGCCGCTGCTGGCGGGCGTGTTCTCCCAGGAGCTGCCGGGGCCGACCAGCACCGTCTTCGTGGTGGTCGCCGTGCTGCTGCTCGGCGCGCTGCTGGTGGTGCTGCGGATGCCGTTGCCGCCACGGGAGGCGGCGGTGGCCGGCGGGCCCAGGATCCGCGAGCCCAGGATCCGCGTGCCTCGGGTGCCGCGCGGCAACGGGCGTCAACTGGTGCTCGGCATCGCGGTGTTCGCGCCCGGCATCACCGCGACCTCGTTCGTCCTGTCGCTCGGCCCCGCGCTGCTGGCCTCGCTGCTCGGCGGTGTTGGTGGCGGCGGCAGCCGAATCCTCGCCGGGGCGGTCGCGTTCGCGATGTTCCTCGCCGCGACCGGCGTGCAGTTCGCCGTGCGGCGGCTGAGCCGACGCGTGATCCTGCTGGCCGGTGCCGCCTCGACGGCGCTGGCCATGTTCGCCCTGGTCGCGGCGGTGCGCGGCCACGCGGTGGCGCTGCTGGTGGTGGCCGCGCTGCTGGCGGGCGCAGGGCAGGGGTTGGGGCAGTTCGGCGGACTCTCGCTGCTGAACGCCAACGTGCCGGCCCACTGCCTCGCGGAGGCCAACGCCGCGCTCAACGTGGGTGGTTACCTGCTGGCCGGTACGCTCCCGGTGGCCGCCGGGTTCCTCGGCGACGCGATCGGACTGACCGGCGGTACCACGGTCTTCGGTGCCACGCTGATGCTGCTCGCGGTGCTGGGTGGGGCTCTGGTGGTCGTCAAGCGGTCTTGGGTGAAGGCGAGTTGA
- a CDS encoding esterase/lipase family protein, with product MSGTTLPRNPQPRTTLPRITPPRTRIARRLAALAAGAGLLGTALVGAVPAQARTAAQDTNPISAAQALAAPGVPGANDWSCQPSSAHPRPVVLVHGTFANGSVNWLTIAPALAAQGYCVYALTYGAEPGVPLLRAIAPVADSAQQLSTFVDGVLAATGAGQVDIVGHSQGGMMPRYYLKFDGGAAKVHTLVGLAPSNHGTTLDGLTTLAQSFPGAQQIVASACPACADQEVGSAMLAQLNAGGDTMPGVDYTVIATKYDEVVTPYTSQFLTGPNVHNVLVQDLCPANVPDHVLMAADPVVRHEVMHALDPEHVADATCLANLTG from the coding sequence ATGTCTGGAACCACCCTGCCCAGAAACCCCCAACCCAGAACCACCCTTCCCAGGATCACCCCGCCCAGGACCCGCATCGCCCGCCGCCTCGCCGCGCTCGCGGCCGGCGCCGGTCTGCTCGGCACCGCACTGGTCGGTGCCGTGCCCGCCCAGGCCCGGACGGCCGCCCAGGACACCAACCCGATCTCCGCCGCCCAGGCGCTCGCCGCTCCGGGCGTGCCCGGCGCCAACGACTGGTCCTGCCAGCCGAGTTCGGCCCACCCCAGGCCGGTGGTGCTGGTCCACGGCACCTTCGCCAACGGCTCGGTCAACTGGTTGACCATCGCCCCGGCGCTGGCCGCACAGGGCTACTGCGTCTACGCCTTGACCTACGGCGCCGAGCCCGGCGTCCCCCTGCTGCGGGCCATCGCCCCGGTGGCCGACTCGGCCCAGCAGCTCTCCACCTTCGTGGACGGCGTGCTGGCCGCCACCGGCGCCGGCCAGGTCGACATCGTCGGCCACAGCCAGGGCGGCATGATGCCGCGCTACTACCTGAAGTTCGACGGCGGCGCGGCCAAGGTGCACACCCTGGTCGGCCTCGCCCCGAGCAACCACGGGACCACGCTGGACGGCCTGACCACGCTCGCCCAGTCCTTCCCCGGCGCCCAGCAGATCGTCGCCTCCGCCTGCCCGGCCTGCGCGGACCAGGAGGTCGGCTCCGCCATGCTGGCCCAGCTCAACGCGGGCGGCGACACCATGCCGGGCGTCGACTACACGGTGATCGCCACCAAGTACGACGAGGTGGTCACCCCGTACACCTCGCAGTTCCTGACCGGCCCGAACGTGCACAACGTGCTGGTCCAGGACCTCTGCCCGGCCAACGTGCCGGACCACGTGCTGATGGCCGCCGACCCGGTGGTGCGGCACGAGGTCATGCACGCGCTCGACCCCGAGCACGTGGCCGACGCCACCTGCCTGGCCAACCTGACCGGCTGA
- a CDS encoding ABC transporter ATP-binding protein, with amino-acid sequence MNSADPAPHGPLLHAEDVDVVREGRYLLRGISLTIEPGQHWAVLGANGAGKSTLLGLLGAVSHPTRGVVRVLGRQLGRVDIRELRAHLGHVNPRHPLRSPLTVREVVLTGLTNSIELDPRRKPTADQLAHADELITTLGMTRRAEAAWTTLSQGERGRALIARALMPQPRLLLLDEPATGLDLTAREQLLSSLDELREKHPELASVLVTHHLEELPSSTTHALLLREGECVGRGEVAEIVTTELVSACFEHPIRISRADGRWAARADRRSATTAAATAAAAAVAVA; translated from the coding sequence GTGAACTCCGCCGACCCCGCACCGCACGGCCCGCTGCTGCACGCCGAGGACGTCGACGTCGTGCGCGAGGGCCGCTACCTGCTGCGCGGCATCTCGCTGACCATCGAGCCCGGCCAGCACTGGGCCGTGCTCGGCGCCAACGGCGCGGGCAAGAGCACCCTGCTCGGCCTGCTCGGCGCCGTCTCCCACCCCACCCGCGGCGTGGTGCGAGTGCTCGGCCGCCAGCTCGGCCGGGTGGACATCCGCGAGCTGCGCGCGCACCTGGGCCATGTGAACCCCCGCCACCCGCTGCGTTCGCCGCTCACTGTGCGCGAGGTGGTGCTGACCGGGCTGACGAACAGCATCGAGCTCGACCCGCGCCGCAAGCCCACCGCCGACCAACTCGCCCACGCCGACGAGCTGATCACCACCCTCGGCATGACCCGGCGGGCCGAGGCTGCCTGGACCACGCTCTCGCAGGGCGAGCGCGGCCGCGCCCTGATCGCCCGCGCGCTGATGCCACAGCCGCGCCTGCTGCTACTCGACGAGCCGGCCACCGGCCTGGACCTGACCGCCCGCGAGCAGCTGCTCAGCAGCCTGGACGAGCTGCGCGAGAAGCACCCGGAGCTGGCCAGCGTGCTGGTGACGCACCACCTGGAGGAGCTGCCGAGCAGCACCACGCACGCGCTGCTGCTGCGGGAGGGCGAGTGCGTGGGGCGCGGCGAGGTCGCGGAGATCGTCACCACCGAGCTGGTCAGCGCCTGTTTCGAGCACCCGATCCGGATCAGCAGGGCGGACGGGCGTTGGGCGGCCCGCGCCGACCGGCGCTCGGCCACGACAGCGGCGGCAACAGCGGCAGCGGCAGCGGTGGCAGTGGCGTAA
- a CDS encoding FadR/GntR family transcriptional regulator, with the protein MEPRTPGLRPGPVVPRLEARLRELLDDGRWRVGEQLPNEAALARLLGVGRSSVREAVRLLVRDGLLDVRHGVGTFVTDPATRPPAPPGEVRELLRQARLLEVYEVRRALEVEAARLAAERATPAELRALRERLVDRQARRTLSAPAFVEADLAFHLAIVELAANSVLLDLFTAVLPVLRTALVELVESEPQLPDTSCAHAALLSALEARDAEAAVTATLHNLEAVVRLLRAQESRLTHSPSHASHA; encoded by the coding sequence ATGGAGCCAAGAACGCCAGGCCTCCGGCCCGGCCCCGTGGTGCCACGCCTGGAGGCGCGACTGCGCGAGCTGCTCGACGACGGCCGGTGGCGGGTCGGCGAGCAGCTGCCCAACGAGGCGGCGCTGGCCCGGCTGCTGGGCGTCGGCCGATCCTCCGTACGCGAAGCCGTACGGCTGCTGGTCCGCGACGGCCTGCTCGACGTGCGCCACGGCGTCGGCACCTTCGTCACCGACCCCGCCACCCGACCGCCCGCACCCCCCGGCGAGGTGCGTGAGCTGCTGCGCCAAGCCCGGCTGCTCGAGGTGTACGAGGTCCGCCGGGCGCTTGAGGTGGAGGCCGCGCGGCTGGCCGCCGAACGTGCCACGCCCGCCGAACTCCGGGCGCTGCGCGAGCGGCTGGTGGACCGGCAGGCGCGGCGCACGCTGAGCGCGCCCGCCTTCGTCGAGGCCGACCTGGCGTTCCACCTGGCGATCGTCGAACTGGCCGCGAACTCCGTCCTGTTGGACCTGTTCACCGCCGTGCTCCCGGTGCTGCGGACCGCGCTGGTCGAGCTGGTCGAGAGCGAGCCGCAGCTGCCGGACACCTCCTGTGCGCACGCGGCGCTGCTCAGTGCGCTCGAAGCACGCGACGCCGAGGCTGCCGTCACCGCCACCCTGCACAACCTGGAGGCGGTCGTCCGATTGCTCCGCGCCCAGGAATCCCGCCTGACCCACTCCCCCTCACACGCCTCACACGCATAG
- a CDS encoding protein kinase domain-containing protein, translated as MIGRALNGRYELVGTLGVGGMATVWHGVDRVLGRQVAVKVLNGGLAEDPRFAERFGREAQHAAMLVHPRIAMVFDSGMDEGSAYIVMELIRGRSLGSVLAEGGPLPIERAVGIAAAVCEALEVAHAAGLVHRDIKPGNVMITDDGGVKVVDFGIARASASGQQLTQTASVLGTAAYLSPEQATAAEVDGRADLYALGCVLTEMLTGEPPFTADTPVGIAFKQVSEEALPVSLRRPEVPRALDQVVARLLAKRPADRPASAAAARAELLAAVPVAGSVDRTSELLATPLSGPDGDRTTMLPPIVGAHQQPHQHQPHQHQPHQQPPYRTGAGAAPTSVMAPVPAPGEDGGYGEYREQGGYGEQGGYNEHGGFSEHGGYGEYAQPPGHADGYPEPTTPARRSRRTLALVLGAVGLAGIGLVGALVFANSGNSANSSASGSSGSSAAKSGQQPTAPAGAAPAPSSAPVTAATPAPGALPPTTAPVPSAPPSKPGGGTPAAQIGALRGEVSGAPIPKDRQAGLVHTLDAATAALGAGQPQDAVQALKAAQRQVRDLSKKHAVDGPTAASWQHQLGVTINALTTQANQQDNADNADNTDGGNN; from the coding sequence GTGATCGGACGAGCGCTGAACGGCCGCTATGAACTGGTCGGCACCCTCGGGGTCGGCGGCATGGCCACGGTCTGGCACGGTGTCGACCGGGTGCTCGGGCGGCAGGTGGCGGTCAAGGTGCTCAACGGCGGCCTGGCCGAGGACCCCAGGTTCGCCGAGCGGTTCGGCCGGGAGGCCCAGCACGCGGCCATGCTGGTGCACCCGCGGATCGCCATGGTCTTCGACTCGGGCATGGACGAGGGCTCCGCGTACATCGTGATGGAGCTGATCCGGGGTCGCTCGCTCGGCTCGGTGCTGGCCGAGGGCGGGCCGCTGCCGATCGAGCGCGCGGTGGGGATCGCGGCCGCGGTCTGCGAGGCGCTGGAGGTGGCGCACGCGGCGGGCCTGGTCCACCGGGACATCAAGCCCGGCAATGTGATGATCACCGACGACGGTGGCGTCAAGGTCGTCGACTTCGGCATTGCCCGCGCCTCGGCCTCCGGCCAGCAGCTGACCCAGACCGCCAGCGTGCTCGGCACCGCCGCCTACCTCTCGCCCGAGCAGGCCACGGCGGCCGAGGTGGACGGGCGCGCCGACCTCTACGCACTGGGCTGCGTGCTCACCGAGATGCTCACCGGTGAGCCGCCGTTCACGGCCGACACGCCGGTCGGGATCGCCTTCAAGCAGGTCTCCGAGGAGGCGCTGCCGGTCAGCCTGCGCCGCCCCGAGGTGCCACGGGCGCTCGACCAGGTGGTGGCGCGGCTGCTGGCCAAGCGCCCGGCGGACCGGCCGGCCAGCGCGGCCGCCGCCCGCGCGGAGCTGCTCGCGGCGGTGCCGGTGGCGGGATCGGTGGACCGGACCTCGGAGCTGCTGGCCACGCCCCTGTCCGGTCCGGACGGTGACCGCACGACGATGCTGCCGCCGATCGTGGGCGCGCACCAGCAGCCGCACCAGCACCAGCCGCACCAGCATCAGCCGCACCAGCAGCCGCCGTACCGGACGGGCGCAGGGGCGGCGCCGACCTCGGTGATGGCGCCGGTGCCCGCACCCGGCGAGGACGGCGGTTACGGCGAGTACCGCGAGCAGGGCGGCTACGGCGAGCAGGGCGGCTACAACGAGCACGGCGGGTTCAGCGAGCACGGCGGCTACGGCGAGTACGCGCAGCCGCCCGGCCACGCCGACGGGTACCCGGAACCCACCACCCCCGCGCGCCGCTCCCGCCGCACCCTCGCACTGGTGCTCGGCGCGGTCGGCCTGGCGGGCATCGGCCTGGTGGGCGCACTGGTCTTCGCCAACTCGGGCAACTCCGCCAATTCCTCGGCCTCCGGTAGCTCGGGCAGCTCCGCGGCCAAGAGCGGCCAGCAGCCCACCGCACCGGCCGGTGCCGCTCCGGCGCCGAGCTCCGCGCCCGTCACTGCCGCCACCCCGGCACCCGGGGCGCTGCCACCGACCACCGCGCCCGTTCCCTCCGCCCCGCCGTCCAAGCCGGGCGGCGGAACTCCGGCCGCCCAGATCGGTGCGCTGCGTGGCGAGGTGAGCGGCGCGCCGATACCGAAGGACCGTCAGGCCGGCCTGGTGCACACCCTCGACGCGGCCACGGCGGCGCTCGGTGCCGGGCAGCCGCAGGACGCGGTGCAGGCCCTGAAGGCGGCCCAGCGCCAGGTCCGCGACCTGTCCAAGAAGCACGCGGTGGACGGGCCGACCGCCGCCTCCTGGCAGCACCAGCTCGGTGTGACCATCAACGCGCTGACCACCCAGGCCAACCAGCAGGACAACGCCGACAACGCCGACAACACCGACGGCGGCAACAACTGA